The Drosophila sechellia strain sech25 chromosome 2R, ASM438219v1, whole genome shotgun sequence nucleotide sequence ATTGTTTATAGGAATATGTATGATGTTGGGTCTATTTCTGCATCCGATGGGATGGCGAGCGAACCGGATTCAACGTCTATGCGGCATGGATGCCGAGCCCTTTTACCCCGCCGACTGTAGCATAGGTAATTCTTTGAAACAGATCGTAGAAACTTACTAAACGTAATCCTTACAGGAGTTTCCTTCTACTGCGGAATCATTGGGTTACTTCTAACATTTACTGCAGCCTGTATAAGCCTAAAGGCAGAGTCTTCCAATATGCGAACCCGAGTTCGCAGACGCGTGGAGGCGGGCAGCAAACTGGTCTGTATTCCGTAGCTGCCTTTGGATACAATAAGAACACTATCTGACTTGGAGCGAGCATACTTTACTTCATTCTCGAATTAAATTTATCATTAgcataaataaacttttaacATTCTACAGTATAGATACAAGGAGTGGTTATGGATATTCCATACGACCCTACTTGTTGCGCTTGCCCTTAGCTTTGCCAGGATGCTTGCCCTCAACATCAGGCTTTGCCTTAGGTATGTAGACACCATGGTTCGTCTTCTTTAGGTGGGCAAACAGCTTGTTCTTGGAGTCAAAGACGAGCCTACAGGTAACACAAGTGTGTTGCGGCTTGGTCGGGTCGAGGTCCTCATCTCCGCTTTTTGGAGTCACCGTGGCCTCCTGTGTATTCGGTTCCGAAACCGTTTGCTCTAATAGCTTCACCTTCCTAGTCGTCGTCTTTttgcttttactttttttgCTCGCTTTTTTGCCTTTACTCCAGTCTTCATCCTCTGACTCGCTCTTGATTGCCTTCTGTTCTATTGGCTCATCTGGTTCGTCACTGCCTTCCGCCTGCGCTTGCTTGACAGCTGACTTCCttgcctttttgttttttttggttcGTTTGGCTAGCGAAGATTCTTCTTCGCTTGGAACCTCGTCGAAAGATATCTGATCCTCAGAGACTTGCAATTCTTCCAGTGATTCCTGTACGCCCATTAAACTGTCTTCATGGGGTGCATTGTGGAAAGCGTCCTCTTCTTCCTCCATTTCCTGGCACAGCCGGTCGACATTTTCATTATGCTTTTTGCTTTCTTCGTGATTAGCACGCGCCTTGGCGTTTTTAAATGTCTTGTTGCATGCCACGCAGTAAAGATCGTCTACATACTCCACTTCGTACTCCTCGGCTTCCTGGCCGCCTTCATGGTCGAAGTCCTCGCCATCCTCGTCGTTCTCGTCTTCACCCGTGTAATCTTCTGACTCGCTATCGTACTGCTGCTCCAACTGCTTAAGCTGTTCCTCGTAGCCCTCGTTAAAGAGATTATTCTTCCTGACGGCTGCCAGTTCTTCCTGTCGCTTCCTTAACTGCTCTTTGCGCTTCTCCTCCTGCTTAAGTCGATTGGCTTCGACGCGTTCTTCAAGCATGCGCCTGTAGGCCTGCACTCTGGGATCCCTTTTTCGCACGAAGTTGACTAAGTTGCGAACCTAAGTAAATGAGGTACGTAAAATGTGTCTCGGATGAACAAGCGAATTAATTGCCCACCTCTTCGTTGCGTTCCTTGCGGGCAGCCTGCACGATCTTTTTCATCTCCTTCTCCACCTTTCGTAGGATAAAGCGCTCTTTTATTTCGCGAACATCGTAGGGACACAGCCAGTCGTAGGTCTTCCGGGTACTGTATGCCTGCCAAAAGGCGTAGAACGGACCCACTACATCTTCGTAACTACTGTTCGCATGACCAAAGTCAGGCGCCATCCCCAGCCGGTCGTCCTTGTCCATGAACTCTAAGTCCTCCGAGGCGATTTGGACGAAGACGTCGGTGTACACGCGGTAAAAGCCGTGCTCATCGTCGCTATAGCCCTTGTAACAGGAACTCGTGAAGAACCGGAACACGTCTAGGGAGTTCTCCACATAATCGGAGTTTTTGCCGCGCAATATCTGCTCGCGATGGTTGTCGTACCAAGACCGCTCCTGAGGATCAGACAGAACTTCATACGCTTGCTGGATCAGCTGGAAGCGCTCTTTGGCCTCCGCCAGTCGGTCGGGATTCTTGTCCGGGTGCCAGCGCAGGGCCATCTTACGGTACGCAGTCTTGATGTCTCCATCGTTAGCGTTTCTTTGGAGCTCGAGCTCCTCGTAATAGCAACGCATGTTTCTTtgaacaacaaataattttaatagagTTGCCAGATGGGCGGACAGCTGACGCTCACAGTTGCGTTGCCAGTGCTGCAAAGCGCCACGGGAAAACGTAGATATCTAGCAAAATAGCTTACTTTTGGGCTGAGAGAGTTGAGCGTTTATTGTAATAGCTGAAAAAAACGTTAGGGAAACAATAGAAGCCTATTCTTACTAGGTCTGTATTTACAGTTACCCAGCTAAGTGACTAAAATGCAAGTGGCATCACTTAGCAGTCATACGTAACTGCGCATTCCGTCAATAGCTTTTTTACTTTTGACGACGACGGATGTTTCCTTTCGTGTCCGCGCATCCTTAGTTCACTAAATTCTGCCGCATGCTTTTCTCACTACCACCGAAGCTCACACATCACATACCCATACACAGGCAcgaaaaaaagttaaaatcgGAAAGGTTCCTGTGAAAAGCAGCAGTTAAACTCATCAGAAGTTGTAGTTTTTCCAGGAAGCAACGGTGCTTTTTTCCCTTAGTTTCCGAAACATTTTTACATAATTTGCAtaaactacaaaaaaaaattgactGGAATCGAAGCTCGACTATTGCCAATCACCCATAACGATAcaagcaaagtgccaaaatgtCGTTTAGCATTTGAGTCTGCAGACGAAAAGGAAAATAGCTTGACATAAAATTTACAGTTACGTGGGATTTACAACCGTGGACTGTAGCACACAGACAGgcccacacatacacacacatacttaCATCGGGTGAGTGCGGGAGTGGAGTCCTTGAAGCATCTCGGCTTACGAACAACCCCCACAACATTGGGTGCGTCGGTACTCGGCGCGACGTAATGGATGACGGCAAAAAATAACCgtcaacaaaaaacaaacaaacacaagtATAGGAAGCCGACGAAGTCCGTGTGTGTTTTGGTGTAGATTTACCGTTGCCCTTTCATCTcttgtgcgagtgtgtgtgtgggcgccACAATAAAAGGAGGCGCAAAGGATATGAGGACAACGTTGTCTGTCGCATTTGCAAGTAAGGTAATTTCGCATAAAATTCCAGCACAGCCTCCCACCCAAACTATGGAAAATGTGTCCCTACTGAAAAGCTATTCGGCTTTTGTGCCGTAGTAAATGGATTTCCTTATCAGCCCAAAGTGGTCCCAGGAGTCCACTCCTCTTCATTGTTGCAGCTGAATTGCAGCCAGCTAGCTTAATGACCTCCCCTTTCAGGAATTACCGTCCGTCCACATCGGCTAAGACTAGAATACAACTATGTTTGGATCCAAGCTGCGCTCCTGGATGGAGACGCATATTGTACGTCCGCGCAAGAAGGGCAGTAAACACAAGCAAGGGACTGTGGACGCAGGCAGTTCTTGCGCGGGGAAGAAGGCGGGCACCTTACCAACACAGGGCAGCAATCTAACTAGCCCGGTCCTGACCAGTAGCGGAAGCCACAGCATCGCCAGTCCGGTGCGGAGGCGCGAGGTCTCCCCCATCCAGTGTCACGTAAGTAGCTTCCTTCCTAGTAGTATGAAGAATGCTTACGTCGATCATATTTCCGTAGCCACCCAGTCGTCGATATGGCTGGCAATCCCCAGATGAAGATTCCTACGTCATAGCCTCGCCCAAGTCGGATAATTTGCTTTACGCTCCGCACTGCTATCAGCAGCATCAACCGCTCCAGCAGCCGTCGCACCACTTAAGCGTGCCCAATAGCAAGGAAACATCCTATGCAGAGAAATCGCCCACCAGGGTAAACTGCTCTTCGTCCTCCATATCGTCGTTGTCCTGGTCAACGGGATCCAAGGAGCCCTCTTCTGGCAAACAAGCCACTTTTAGAGAGCAGTCCTTAAATGGGGAATACCACATCCCACctgaggaggaggtggagtaTGAGGAAGTTGGCGCTTTGCTCCTTCGGCCTGCACCCCCCATTGCAGAACAACAGCGCCCGCAGTCAGAAAACTTAAGTGCCGTGCGTCTAATCTACGAGGAAGAGCCAAGGCAAAGCAAGAATCATGTTCGTTACGGTCGCCTGCTTCCCTCTAAGCTAGCACCGGCTCAGCTAGGCGAGTCCCTGGATAATTTGACAGCTACACCGCCTATTCCACCCGCTTCACTTACCGGCTCGCGTATGCGAACTCCACGAGGAATTCAGCGCAATAATTTTATGTCGGGACCACGGCCCCATAGCTTGCCCTCGCCAGAAAGCGCCTATTCCACGGGCTACTCCACAGATGGCACATCGCCCTGCGCCGCCAGCAACTATAATCCACCTGAGTACTACATTAACATGCGCTCGGGAACGCACTATTTCCCGAAGAGCGTCAACTCGCTGGCCGTCGAGGCCCAGCGTTACAAGTTCGGCCTAAACCGCATAGAGGAGATGTCGCCTATGGATCCGTTGCCCAAGAGCAACTTCGCAACTGCCACTCATGGCCTGGAGTCGTCGCCTAGTCCGCTAGCTCTGCGGCAGCAGTCAAAGCTCTTTGAGTGTGAGTTTCAGTGTTGTTAGCCCGCCTGCCGGCAAACTGAGCAATTAACCCATTTAAAATCTCTACTTGGCTGAAGTAGCATCTCTCAACTGCTTCTTTCTCCCATTTTTGCAGCTCCCTCGCCGAGACAGCGCTGTCGCATAAGAACAAATCCCTGGTACAACACGGGAGAGCTCTTGCCTACCTCCTCAGGCCCCACACGCATGGATCTGGATGCGACCAGTACTACCTCCACGACCTCGTCGGGGATTAAGTCAAGCAATGAACTGGAAGTTCCGGTGGCCAAAACAATAGCAAACAAAGCAGGAAAGCCAGTCCCTTATGCAGCAACCCCCAACTGCAGAGCTACTCCTAGCCAGGCAGCCAAACAGGCTGATATGGACATTGTTGGGGGAGGGCCTGGTGTTGCATCTGGAGCGGGAGTCGTTTACGAGTCCGAGGGCTCCTCGACTTCGACTGAAGTGGAAAATATGCATGCCCCACATACCATTAAGCGGCGTCACTTGGAGCACGCCGAGACTACAACAACTTCAGCGCCCGTTGCAGCTGGTGGTGGAACTGGAGCTACCACCACATCCTTCGTTCTTAGTGACGACGAGGCCACCCTTAATGAAATGATTGGGAAGTTCGACGAGAGTTACATTTACGAAAAGGAAACTGATATATTAAGGTGAGTTGCACTCGTTCATTGCTCGACAAGTCAACTCAAGTTGTCttcttatatttaatttgactTCTAGCAGTGATTCAGACCTTACTGACTGCTGTGCTTCGGAGCTAGACACTGGACAGGATGCGGGTGATGAGTGTGACACAGACGAGTTGTTGGACATTGACTTTATAGACACTTCATCCATGCAAGAGGTGGAACTGGACCGCAAGGATCTGTCACGCAATCTGGGCAACTGTCACTACTATTCTAATCATCCTATCAGTCCGATGCTCAATCGAAAGGCATCAGTCCGTTCCCGACGCAAGAGCGGCCAGGAGACAGGGGAAAGCTCTCAACAGCGCCGACGCAAGCGGTTCCTTAAAACACGTAAGAAGAGTTGTGAAAATCGCGAAAAGACCTCTTCGTCGCCTCTTCGTGAGCCGCGAGGCACCCGAAGTGTGGGTGGCACGCCCGTCTGCTTGCGTCGCACTCTACTGGGTCCAAGGGAGAGGTATAAGACcacattttaataattatatataggcttttaaaatattttgtctaCAGAATATACAAGACGTCTCCCCTGTCAAACCGCTCCAACTCGCTAATCTTTGGAAGCTTGAAAAAAAAGTCCACACTCACCATCGCAGAAAGCGAAAAAGCACTTCTTAAAGCAGACTTGGAGGCTGATATGAAATACAAACAACTAATTATGGAAGCGGAGTCCTTGCTGGAATCGATGAAGAACAGCTTACAGAGGTAAGGAATGTTAAAGTTTCAATATTTGATTCGTTAATAATAACATATCACGATTAGCATTCCCAGAGACACGCCTGTCGCCAGCCCAAGACGAGTGAATCCCTTAGCTAACAAGCGCGTGGAAATGCTTAAAAA carries:
- the LOC6618912 gene encoding uncharacterized protein LOC6618912 isoform X2 — translated: MFGSKLRSWMETHIVRPRKKGSKHKQGTVDAGSSCAGKKAGTLPTQGSNLTSPVLTSSGSHSIASPVRRREVSPIQCHPPSRRYGWQSPDEDSYVIASPKSDNLLYAPHCYQQHQPLQQPSHHLSVPNSKETSYAEKSPTRVNCSSSSISSLSWSTGSKEPSSGKQATFREQSLNGEYHIPPEEEVEYEEVGALLLRPAPPIAEQQRPQSENLSAVRLIYEEEPRQSKNHVRYGRLLPSKLAPAQLGESLDNLTATPPIPPASLTGSRMRTPRGIQRNNFMSGPRPHSLPSPESAYSTGYSTDGTSPCAASNYNPPEYYINMRSGTHYFPKSVNSLAVEAQRYKFGLNRIEEMSPMDPLPKSNFATATHGLESSPSPLALRQQSKLFESPSPRQRCRIRTNPWYNTGELLPTSSGPTRMDLDATSTTSTTSSGIKSSNELEVPVAKTIANKAGKPVPYAATPNCRATPSQAAKQADMDIVGGGPGVASGAGVVYESEGSSTSTEVENMHAPHTIKRRHLEHAETTTTSAPVAAGGGTGATTTSFVLSDDEATLNEMIGKFDESYIYEKETDILSDSDLTDCCASELDTGQDAGDECDTDELLDIDFIDTSSMQEVELDRKDLSRNLGNCHYYSNHPISPMLNRKASVRSRRKSGQETGESSQQRRRKRFLKTRKKSCENREKTSSSPLREPRGTRSVGGTPVCLRRTLLGPRERIYKTSPLSNRSNSLIFGSLKKKSTLTIAESEKALLKADLEADMKYKQLIMEAESLLESMKNSLQSIPRDTPVASPRRVNPLANKRVEMLKNSEVDSKKQTLVPNSPPLEHELAAAINKRIEMLKFETSAASSPPNSPKPARCSPRKTHLTNFMNQNAPPELPPRKIKGNPPSAPLSPQLQLNGRSIQESPKSMRRTMMVTSTTTTTVISFNGSDSEMECIAVEDIGNHNYLPQPQSNPVDGKYGSNTKMQNPLHAELNINNNFYCPHSEPLKRKVYKGSSSFERIKKNFDFELDSNGRCKSNERSQIKLLASVSAKSSMQDVTVDEAKGHAIGGSNRKQQLILNTIVDLKRSLEHQSHQLSGFNGE
- the LOC6618912 gene encoding uncharacterized protein LOC6618912 isoform X1 — translated: MFGSKLRSWMETHIVRPRKKGSKHKQGTVDAGSSCAGKKAGTLPTQGSNLTSPVLTSSGSHSIASPVRRREVSPIQCHPPSRRYGWQSPDEDSYVIASPKSDNLLYAPHCYQQHQPLQQPSHHLSVPNSKETSYAEKSPTRVNCSSSSISSLSWSTGSKEPSSGKQATFREQSLNGEYHIPPEEEVEYEEVGALLLRPAPPIAEQQRPQSENLSAVRLIYEEEPRQSKNHVRYGRLLPSKLAPAQLGESLDNLTATPPIPPASLTGSRMRTPRGIQRNNFMSGPRPHSLPSPESAYSTGYSTDGTSPCAASNYNPPEYYINMRSGTHYFPKSVNSLAVEAQRYKFGLNRIEEMSPMDPLPKSNFATATHGLESSPSPLALRQQSKLFESPSPRQRCRIRTNPWYNTGELLPTSSGPTRMDLDATSTTSTTSSGIKSSNELEVPVAKTIANKAGKPVPYAATPNCRATPSQAAKQADMDIVGGGPGVASGAGVVYESEGSSTSTEVENMHAPHTIKRRHLEHAETTTTSAPVAAGGGTGATTTSFVLSDDEATLNEMIGKFDESYIYEKETDILSSDSDLTDCCASELDTGQDAGDECDTDELLDIDFIDTSSMQEVELDRKDLSRNLGNCHYYSNHPISPMLNRKASVRSRRKSGQETGESSQQRRRKRFLKTRKKSCENREKTSSSPLREPRGTRSVGGTPVCLRRTLLGPRERIYKTSPLSNRSNSLIFGSLKKKSTLTIAESEKALLKADLEADMKYKQLIMEAESLLESMKNSLQSIPRDTPVASPRRVNPLANKRVEMLKNSEVDSKKQTLVPNSPPLEHELAAAINKRIEMLKFETSAASSPPNSPKPARCSPRKTHLTNFMNQNAPPELPPRKIKGNPPSAPLSPQLQLNGRSIQESPKSMRRTMMVTSTTTTTVISFNGSDSEMECIAVEDIGNHNYLPQPQSNPVDGKYGSNTKMQNPLHAELNINNNFYCPHSEPLKRKVYKGSSSFERIKKNFDFELDSNGRCKSNERSQIKLLASVSAKSSMQDVTVDEAKGHAIGGSNRKQQLILNTIVDLKRSLEHQSHQLSGFNGE
- the LOC6618911 gene encoding dnaJ homolog subfamily C member 21, whose amino-acid sequence is MRCYYEELELQRNANDGDIKTAYRKMALRWHPDKNPDRLAEAKERFQLIQQAYEVLSDPQERSWYDNHREQILRGKNSDYVENSLDVFRFFTSSCYKGYSDDEHGFYRVYTDVFVQIASEDLEFMDKDDRLGMAPDFGHANSSYEDVVGPFYAFWQAYSTRKTYDWLCPYDVREIKERFILRKVEKEMKKIVQAARKERNEEVRNLVNFVRKRDPRVQAYRRMLEERVEANRLKQEEKRKEQLRKRQEELAAVRKNNLFNEGYEEQLKQLEQQYDSESEDYTGEDENDEDGEDFDHEGGQEAEEYEVEYVDDLYCVACNKTFKNAKARANHEESKKHNENVDRLCQEMEEEEDAFHNAPHEDSLMGVQESLEELQVSEDQISFDEVPSEEESSLAKRTKKNKKARKSAVKQAQAEGSDEPDEPIEQKAIKSESEDEDWSKGKKASKKSKSKKTTTRKVKLLEQTVSEPNTQEATVTPKSGDEDLDPTKPQHTCVTCRLVFDSKNKLFAHLKKTNHGVYIPKAKPDVEGKHPGKAKGKRNK